One genomic segment of Coffea arabica cultivar ET-39 chromosome 6e, Coffea Arabica ET-39 HiFi, whole genome shotgun sequence includes these proteins:
- the LOC140009780 gene encoding disease resistance protein At4g27190-like gives MAINDCALTIAGAMAENCVDPVLHQCQYLFRYRSNVLTLRDEIKKLELKKADVQQLVDAAINNGKSIKPIVIDWLKQVDDLKKEADAIFRHMENVKMNCLNVRLPNLKSHYLLGRDADKRKNAAQKLLSEGQFDEVGYTAPLEKMSFSESTLPLEEGLATLMSTKKEVMRVLEQDKTNLIVICGMAGVGKTTLVNQIADQVKYGKLFYKVAMLTMSKNPSMRNAQNRLAEQLGVQIPAHIDGARFGQTIYNKLSGRVLVILDEIWKEVDFKSLGIPVSEKIKVIVTSQSPCVCRNMGAKIVGVNALPEEEACYLFKAVAGISDDSVLSDVAKQFAEECKGIPLALVVVARGLRTNCKTLKSWELALGQLQKYTFRELEGEKDLVYSIVEWSYDNLESVEAKSLLLLCSLFPEDYSIPVECLVRYGKGLELFNERDTLGDVRCRVDVLVNDLRSYHLLLDDSEREDHVKLHDVMRETCLNIASKGEHAK, from the exons ATGGCTATCAATGATTGTGCTCTTACCATTGCAGGCGCAATGGCAGAAAATTGTGTTGATCCAGTTCTGCACCAATGTCAGTATTTGTTTCGCTACAGAAGCAACGTTCTAACTCTGAGGGATGAGATAAAAAAACTTGAACTAAAGAAAGCTGATGTGCAACAATTAGTTGATGCAGCAATTAACAATGGTAAATCAATTAAACCAATTGTCATTGACTGGCTAAAACAAGTTGACGATCTAAAGAAAGAGGCAGACGCCATTTTTAGGCATATGGAAAATGTCAAGATGAATTGCCTTAATGTCAGGCTTCCAAATTTGAAGTCACATTATTTGCTAGGCCGAGATgctgacaaaagaaaaaatgctgCTCAAAAACTTCTGAGCGAGGGGCAATTTGATGAAGTTGGATACACTGCTCCATTAGAGAAAATGTCTTTTAGTGAATCAACCCTACCTTTAGAGGAAGGACTAGCTACTCTGATGTCAACAAAGAAGGAAGTGATGAGAGTTCTAGAGCAGGACAAAACAAATCTTATTGTGATTTGTGGTATGGCTGGTGTTGGCAAGACTACCTTGGTGAACCAAATTGCAGACCAAGTTAAGTatggaaaattattttataaggtggcCATGTTAACTATGTCTAAAAATCCAAGCATGAGAAATGCTCAAAATCGGCTTGCTGAGCAGTTAGGGGTGCAAATTCCAGCACATATTGATGGTGCCAGATTTGGACAAACAATATATAATAAACTAAGCGGGAGAGTTCTTGTTATATTGGATGAGATTTGGAAAGAAGTTGACTTCAAGAGTCTTGGGATTCCTGTTAGCGAGAAGATAAAGGTTATAGTGACATCTCAGTCCCCCTGTGTTTGCAGGAACATGGGAGCTAAAATTGTTGGGGTTAATGCCTTGCCTGAGGAAGAAGCATGTTATCTTTTTAAAGCGGTTGCGGGAATTTCAGATGATTCCGTTTTGAGTGATGTTGCAAAACAGTTTGCAGAGGAATGCAAAGGTATACCTCTCGCGCTCGTTGTTGTCGCCAGGGGATTAAGGACTAACTGTAAAACACTAAAATCCTGGGAACTGGCCCTTGGACAGCTGCAAAAATACACATTCAGAGAATTAGAAGGAGAAAAAGATTTGGTGTATTCAATAGTTGAGTGGAGCTACGACAATTTGGAAAGTGTCGAGGCTAAGTCACTGCTTTTGCTTTGCAGTTTGTTTCCAGAAGATTATAGCATTCCAGTTGAATGTTTGGTCAGGTACGGCAAAGGGCTAGAATTGTTCAACGAGAGAGACACGTTAGGTGATGTAAGATGCAGAGTAGACGTGCTTGTTAATGACCTCAGGAGTTACCATTTGTTGCTGGATGATAGTGAAAGAGAAGACCATGTAAAATTGCATGATGTCATGCGAGAAACTTGCTTGAATATTGCATCAAAAGGCGAGCAT GCAAAGTGA
- the LOC140010033 gene encoding uncharacterized protein: MEDLRVMELNNSHTEFSLSWPGQMLTSLRTLCLDYCVLDTGTSSMLGYMMQLEMLSFFKSRLQGDQFPVEIARLSNLKSLDLRVERSQQPLPHGILSSLKKLEELYMGSPHHLRLGRDKEEERGCLEEIVSLSCLECLQIHVYDLNLLFQLLHQLPIQRLLRFHIVGADHKINQRDLTREYQFRNSFELIYYRYKKRRFVFKQALDPIVSSIVKRAENLTFEGVPCLRNLVSDLDEDGFVNLRRLKLDHEVHQCLIESTTNLVARQVFENLVFMELDHVNLEEICRGNLPPRCFSQLREMKLKYTNIKHLWKGPIEPPSLCSLRTVELRYCHRIVTLFSQSTLKCLVKLQKLVVHQCTNLESIVMREESVNEEVLELPLLETLVMQESGCLCFDSKRETARAFLNQVSLPRLEGLQIKTYRHRPKELVGDGMHSGYLENLKYLQITDSCIGCIAKADGVTILQNLQKLVVNSHGMQLLFEFEGLKVPVLTKTELEILPKLESLELQQSSGLTRIWRNFPRGVRVFQNLRKLIVWECKLLKFLFDPPCVANMLVSLEVLEISDCSEMYGVIGGELGEDQISQEDDAQQQDIVGKHRESSALERSNKLEFVFPKLSSLILIGLPNLLSFAGSRREECELKFPCLTHLKILLCRQLKQLCPGKLDAPNLEKVEVVENAIPVDLKVH; this comes from the exons ATGGAAGATCTCAGGGTCATGGAGTTAAACAATTCACACACAGAATTTTCGCTATCATGGCCAGGCCAAATGTTAACGAGCCTTCGGACATTGTGCCTGGATTATTGTGTATTGGACACTGGAACGTCATCAATGCTTGGATATATGATGCAATTGGAAATGTTGAGCTTCTTTAAATCCAGACTTCAAGGTGATCAGTTTCCAGTAGAGATTGCTCGGTTGAGTAATTTAAAGTCGTTGGATTTGAGGGTCGAGCGAAGTCAGCAGCCGTTGCCTCATGGTATCCTGTCAAGCTTGAAGAAACTAGAAGAATTGTACATGGGATCTCCTCACCATTTGCGGCTGGGGAgagacaaagaagaagaaagaggatGCCTTGAAGAGATCGTATCACTCTCTTGCCTTGAGTGTCTCCAAATTCATGTCTATGACCTTAACCTCCTATTTCAGTTATTGCACCAACTTCCTATTCAGAGGTTGTTAAGATTTCACATTGTAGGAGCTGATCATAAAATTAACCAGAGAGATCTTACTAGAGAGTATCAATTTCGGAACAGTTTCGAACTTATTTACTATCGGTATAAAAAGAGGAGGTTTGTATTTAAACAAGCATTGGATCCTATAGTTAGCAGCATTGTTAAGAGAGCAGAGAATCTCACTTTTGAGGGCGTGCCCTGCTTGAGGAATCTGGTGAGCGACTTGGATGAAGATGGATTTGTCAACCTGAGAAGGCTTAAATTAGACCATGAGGTACACCAATGCCTTATTGAATCCACCACCAATTTAGTTGCTCGACAGGTTTTCGAAAATTTGGTGTTCATGGAATTAGATCATGTGAATTTGGAAGAAATATGTCGTGGGAATCTTCCACCTCGGTGCTTCAGTCAACTTCGGGAGATGAAACTTAAGTACACAAATATTAAGCATTTGTGGAAGGGGCCAATTGAACCTCCGTCACTTTGCAGCCTCAGAACTGTTGAGCTAAGATACTGCCATCGAATTGTAACTCTCTTCTCACAATCAACGCTGAAATGTCTAGTGAAACTCCAAAAGCTAGTAGTTCATCAGTGTACAAACTTGGAAAGCATTGTCATGAGGGAAGAAAGTGTGAACGAGGAAGTGCTTGAGCTACCCCTACTCGAAACTTTAGTGATGCAAGAATCAGGCTGCTTGTGTTTTGACTCCAAACGTGAAACAGCCAGAGCTTTTCTCAACCAg GTTTCGCTGCCTCGCCTGGAAGGACTACAGATTAAAACTTATAGGCATCGCCCCAAAGAGTTAGTGGGAGATGGAATGCATAGCGGGTATCTTGAGAACTTGAAGTATTTGCAGATCACCGATAGCTGTATCGGATGCATTGCCAAAGCTGATGGGGTGACAATATTACAAAATCTGCAGAAACTTGTGGTTAACAGTCACGGGATGCAATTACTTTTTGAGTTTGAGGGGCTGAAAGTTCCTGTGCTAACAAAAACAGAACTCGAAATTCTTCCCAAACTGGAGTCATTGGAATTACAACAATCCTCAGGATTAACCCGCATTTGGAGGAATTTTCCAAGAGGGGTACGAGTATTCCAAAACTTAAGAAAGCTTATAGTATGGGAGTGCAAATTACTGAAGTTTTTGTTTGATCCTCCTTGTGTGGCGAATATGCTTGTGAGCCTTGAGGTGCTTGAAATTAGTGATTGCTCGGAAATGTATGGAGTTATTGGTGGGGAATTAGGAGAAGATCAGATCAGTCAGGAAGATGATGCTCAGCAACAAGATATCGTTGGAAAACATAGAGAGAGCTCTGCATTGGAAAGAAGCAACAAGCTGGAATTTGTGTTTCCCAAACTGAGCTCTTTAATTTTGATAGGCCTCCCAAATCTTTTGAGTTTCGCTGGTAGTCGCCGCGAGGAATGTGAACTCAAATTTCCCTGTCTAACACATCTGAAAATACTGCTGTGCCGGCAGTTGAAGCAATTGTGTCCAGGAAAGCTGGATGCACCAAATCTTGAGAAAGTTGAAGTGGTCGAGAATGCCATTCCTGTGGATTTAAAGGTACATTAA